Proteins found in one Neodiprion lecontei isolate iyNeoLeco1 chromosome 6, iyNeoLeco1.1, whole genome shotgun sequence genomic segment:
- the LOC107222395 gene encoding unconventional myosin-IXa isoform X3 gives MDSNGSGVVQVFVGQWSAEYEALSIKATKQTSSAEIVECIIERLGFVDATHANSYELAEVVSNSVGQVCKERRLGPTECPVALMLLWPKNAAQQEYYRFYLRKKQSDYLWSDSRFPMDPQLLKDYFNRFLYQPRDKEYPDLCQLPDLNEQTLLDNLRARFLAGNIYTYVGSILIALNPFKFYPIYNPKYVKLYQNRRLGPDIPPHIFAIADAAYHCMLKEKRNQCIVISGESGSGKTESTNFLLHHLTALSQKGSHGSGVEQTILSAGPVLEAFGNAKTAHNNNSSRFGKFIQVNYKENGMVHGAVVQKYLLEKSRIVSQGKNERNYHVFYYLLAGASEQERKVLHLGTTDQYNYLNKSGCYGLENIDERHEFSRLKQSMEMVGFTPEKQRRLFAVLSAVLLLGNVEFQPRKSYHHHDEAVAVKNPEVVALISELLRVKQDTLLAALTAKRARASGETLVINYRLPEAIAARDAMAKCLYGALFDWIVLQVNHALLSKKDTLRDHQGNSIGVLDIFGFEDFKMCNSFEQLCINYANEQLQHYFNQHVFQYEQREYRKQGIRWTDIGYSDNSGCLHLIEGKPNGLLCLLDDQCNFPGATNETLLQKFNSVHKDSPFYEAPQRREAAFVVRHYAGTVKYQAANMREKNLDLMRPDGVVGVLKNSSLAFVRELVGADPVAVFRWAILRAFFRAHFAFQEAGRAHRHGRADGNKSSVQNRYRTPNENLISHLVTLSAVNLTINRIASHKHSRLPSYQKQRSVCLQPTTPTATLTQNENHDSVNNNRLSWPQFRNVNQVQHATNVSPSKNCLIKGREDLSDGHNKFRRGTHMPLEKVLPKDEANVMERANQIVMKNKSFRPRERGKKGLKNLQTVKTLAGRTQSYGTGGGPGKARKQPMTVSAQFQQSLHSLMDTLNQANPFFIRCIKSNANKVPNKFDEETVQRQLRYTGMLETVRIRQAGFNVRLAYEEFIQLYRMLLPKGLLSSQSDVRDFLLTLNLNRDNYQLGSTKVFLRESEKIKLDIELHQQIITSITTIQKWFRACLERRKFIRLKNAAVQVQSFWRMVSAQRLAQSIRAREAAVRIQALWKAYKQQKWFKKLRAGVIAFQACVRGNIARKMYYDMKKKRTIVTDILADQELQRRRIENTDVAVKKLNHMGTDYKDSTFADNRDFNRCRDGDETNNEEQFLSQASQVSSEELPSDPPKKAESHEFILPPLRIEDKNKEALVVDSNISYSKRKLTANKRLLTDPSTPLKMVEPLYGEDVTERKGSLESLASLRSFESQVSADSSESHYSQENVVSGNLNNKPVPITRTKRGEPNPSISLNTNLIHINRTSVTNRRTDSTSTGYSDCELDVETPNAVQSAPPMFTSSPVFPSPQVRCPHLSLTHSPNSDIWRRRSDVSTITQSTNVSQYQNINENLLDQAKLERLTEAANYNVKHDSNSRFLRNESATSREQRRLSENTMPNDRLESVTNALTKMDRFGLNKDIKDYVLRRQNSEGDTTGKIDISMHETSMKMPYKTSPLPKEKDTMIKEKSEPDVPVRCARKNRPTREAQCRSMGDSVSESNTNEARNLFLGTIKEGDSNKSSNVWTRKQVSNDPATRSVTDWPVNKHEPIYKVQQPGKRNRANAVPTLELHRRNSDPATKVSGLSVDKSLGADTSPNDLKLPPGLGEMEWKGNQLFLAGHRFRKVARYSKDDVCICCNEKMDAFVTQGFKCADCKQLYHVKCIQNGGVNRIPCLSMNAPDRRKRKLRSAYESNKQPVVPKFSLTGTSAFSDSTDKIISDAKELGLMQDFITKKIYKMEGQEEGKKPSEVDRVFKLALGKFKEDLVITYSVVIQQGVEGNIKYTDLIANFLHVMETVCKQENTREDFPVTMGVNAFRGFMNEFMTLVKNEAPEKQSKSKRKKDKKRKQEEAIHHGNHTFQLTIINIPTACEVCTSFFMWPIERGLVCQNCKLTCHKKCFGKATAECGKEGITSEMNSRKVFGIPLFKLDCGDGKVPLVVDRLITTIELHGLYTEGLYRKSGVSSKVKELKLKMDEGALEDVDFENYQVHVLAAVLKSFFRDMPEPLLTFEYYDDFLHAANLTDPHDRICTLFAILKKLPKPNFDLMERLIVHLARVALHEVDNRMSSSALAIVFAPCILRTNRTLPAQDSLQDVGRQTRCVETIVQEKLRVVRATLDDICTLEYACRTATHRLSSLRSSKIFSPEELGPVTSSTLGRGNSSERGDEEEAILVGHIQEIQKEKALLTSTLPSLTRASSDDDLLLSATDLDDGSLDEIMPPSSDGIPRKKIIQRQSSADNAFPTVNVDEDMVMV, from the exons ATGGACAGCAACGGATCAGGAGTAGTGCAAGTATTCGTGGGCCAGTGGAGCGCTGAATACGAAGCACTCTCAATCAAAGCCACGAAACAAACATCATCCGCAGAGATTGTAGAATGTATAATCGAGCGGTTAGGATTTGTCGACGCAACCCACGCTAACAGCTATGAGTTAGCCGAAGTTGTTAGCAATTCTGTAGGGCAGGTGTGCAAAGAGAGAAGACTCGGACCAACGGAGTGTCCAGTAGCCCTGATGTTGTTATGGCCAAAAAATGCAGCTCAGCAGGAATACTATAGGTTTTATTTACGCAAAAAGCAGTCAGACTACTTGTGGTCTGACAGCAGATTTCCCATGGATCCTCAACTCTTGAAGGACTATTTCAATAGATTCTTGTATCAACCTCGAGACAAAGAGTACCCCGATCTTTGCCAACTGCCAGACCTCAACGAACAAACTCTGTTAGACAATTTAAGGGCAAGATTTTTGGCTGGAAACATATACACCTATGTTGGAAGTATCTTGATAGCATTAAATCCATTTAAATTCTATCCCATTTATAATCCAAAGTATGTTAAATTGTACCAAAACCGAAGACTTGGTCCCGACATACCACCGCACATATTTGCAATAGCTGATGCAGCATATCACTGTATGCTCAAAGAAAAGCGGAATCAATGTATCGTTATTAGTGGAGAAAGTGGTTCCGGAAAAACCGAATCAACTAATTTTCTATTGCATCATTTGACTGCTCTCAGTCAAAAAGGATCACATGGTAGCGGAGTGGAACAAACTATTCTGAGTGCTGGGCCAGTTCTGGAAGCTTTTGGCAATGCCAAAACGGCACACAACAACAATAGCAGTCGGTTTGGCAAATTCATTCAAGTCAACTACAAAGAAAATGGAATGGTTCACGG AGCAGTGGTTCAAAAATATCTCCTAGAGAAGTCAAGGATAGTGTCACAaggaaagaatgaaagaaactACCATGTATTCTACTATTTATTGGCTGGAGCCAGTGAACAAGAGAGGAAAGTGCTTCATCTTGGAACTACAGAccaatataattatttgaataaaagcgGGTGTTACGGACTTGAGAATATCGACGAAAGACATGAATTCTCTAGGCTAAAGCAGTCAATGGAAATGGTCGGATTCACTCCTGAGAAGCAGAGACGATTATTTGCTGTTTTGTCTGCAGTTCTATTGCTTG GTAACGTGGAGTTTCAACCCCGAAAGTCATATCATCACCACGACGAAGCTGTTGCAGTTAAGAACCCTGAAGTTGTAGCGCTTATCTCTGAGCTACTCAGGGTAAAACAAGACACGCTACTAGCTGCATTGACTGCCAAGAGAGCAAGAGCGTCAGGTGAAACATTAGTAATCAATTACAGACTTCCAGAAGCAATTGCTGCCAGAGATGCAATGGCTAAGTGTTTGTATGGAGCACTATTTGATTGGATCGTCCTCCAG GTGAACCATGCTCTGTTGTCAAAAAAAGACACATTGAGAGATCACCAAGGAAATAGTATTGGTGTCTTGGACATTTTTGGGTTCGAAGATTTTAAGATGTGCAATAGCTTTGAACAACTGTGTATTAATTACGCGAACGAACAATTGcaacattatttcaatcagCACGTTTTCCAATACGAACAGCGGGAATATAGAAAGCAAGGTATAAGATGGACTGATATTGGGTACAGTGATAACTCAGGCTGTCTGCACCTTATCGAGGGAAAACCTAACGGTCTTCTATGCCTTCTTGACGATCAATGCAA CTTTCCTGGTGCAACGAATGAGACACTACTGCAGAAATTTAATTCGGTACACAAAGATTCACCGTTTTATGAAGCACCTCAGCGTCGTGAGGCAGCATTTGTTGTAAGACATTATGCCGGGACTGTCAAATATCAAGCAGCGAAtatgagagagaaaaatcttgaTTTGATGCGTCCAGATGGGGTTGTGGGTGTTTTAAAGAATTCTTCCCTTGCCTTTGTTCGAGAGCTAGTCGGAGCAGATCCTGTTGCAGTGTTCAGATGGGCGATCCTTAGAGCTTTTTTCCGTGCACACTTTGCATTTCAGGAAGCAGGTCGGGCACATAGACATGGCAGAG CTGACGGGAACAAATCTTCTGTGCAAAATAGGTACAGGACAcccaatgaaaatttgataag CCATCTTGTGACGTTATCGGCTGTCAATCTTACTATTAACCGAATAGC TTCACACAAACATAGTCGTCTACCAAGTTATCAGAAGCAGCGCAGTGTCTGCTTACAACCAACAACTCCAACTGCCACATTAACACAAAACGAAAACCACGACAGTGTAAACAACAACCGGCTATCTTGGCCGCAGTTTAGAAACGTAAATCAGGTTCAACATGCAACGAATGTTTCTCCATCGAAGAATTGCTTAATAAAGGGAAGGGAAGATCTATCTGATGGCCATAATAAGTTCAGGCGGGGCACTCATATGCCTCTAGAGAAGGTGCTTCCTAAAGACGAAGCAAACGTCATGGAACGCGCTAATCAGATCGTTAT GAAGAACAAATCATTCCGACCACGGGAACGGGGGAAAAAAGGCTTAAAAAATCTCCAAACTGTTAAAACACTTGCTGGGCGGACTCAGAGCTATGGTACAGGAGGTGGTCCTGGAAAAGCAAGAAAACAACCGATGACGGTTTCAGCACAATTTCAGCAAAGCCTGCACAGCTTAATGGACACTTTGAACCAGGCTAATCCCTTCTTTATTCGATGCATTAAAAGTAATGCTAATAAGGTTCCTAACAAGTTTGATGAAGAAACTGTGCAGCGGCAGCTTAGGTACACTGGTATGCTAGAAACTGTACGAATCAGACAAGCTGGATTCAATGTCAGGCTGGCCTATGAAGAGTTCATTCAACTTTATCGGATGCTACTTCCTAAAGGCCTTCTCAGTTCGCAATCGGACGTCAGAGATTTCCTTCTTACTCTAAATTTGAACAGGGATAACTATCAGCTTGGATCCACTAAAGTATTTCTACGGGAatcagaaaaaatcaaattggaTATTGAATTGCATCAGCAAATCATAACTAGCATCACAACCATACAGAAGTGGTTTCGAGCTTGTCTTGAAAGAAGAAAGTTCATTAGACTAAAAAATGCTGCTGTTCAAGTCCAATCGTTTTGGAGAATGGTTAGCGCTCAGAGATTAGCACAAAGTATACGTGCACGTGAAGCAGCAGTTCGCATTCAGGCTTTGTGGAAGGCTTACAAACAGCAGAAGTGGTTTAAAAAGCTTAGAGCCGGTGTAATTGCTTTTCAAGCCTGTGTCAGAGGAAATATTGcaagaaaaatgtattatgacatgaagaaaaaacgaacaatTGTGACTGATATTTTGGCCGACCAGGAATTGCAGCGACGAAGAATTGAGAATACTGATGTTGCAGTTAAGAAATTGAACCACATGGGTACAGACTATAAAGACTCTACATTTGCAGACAATAGAGATTTCAACAGATGTCGCGATGGCGATGA GACGAATAACGAAGagcaatttttatctcaagcATCACAAGTTTCTAGCGAAGAATTACCTTCTGACCCACCAAAGAAGGCAGAATCTCATGAATTTATTCTACCACCTTTAAG GATCGAGGACAAGAATAAAGAGGCTCTGGTTGTTGACTCAAACATTTCCTACTCTAAGCGAAAGTTAACAGCTAACAAACGATTGTTGACTGATCCTTCTACACCCCTGAAAATGGTAGAGCCGTTGTATGGTGAAGATGTAACAGAGCGCAAAGGGAGTCTTGAAAGTTTGGCAAGCTTAAGAAGTTTTGAATCTCAAGTTAGTGCTGATAGCTCTGAGTCTCACTATTCTCAAGAAAATGTTGTCAGTGGTAACTTGAATAACAAGCCTGTTCCGATTACGAGAACAAAGCGAGGCGAACCAAATCCATCGATTTCTCTCAATACGAAtttaatacatataaatagAACATCTGTAACTAATAGAAGAACAGACAGTACATCAACTGGTTATAGTGACTGTGAACTTGACGTCGAAACGCCCAACGCTGTTCAAAGTGCCCCACCAATGTTCACGTCGTCACCAGTGTTTCCATCTCCTCAAGTTAGATGTCCTCATTTAAGTCTGACGCATAGTCCCAACTCTGATATATGGCGAAGACGATCAGATGTATCTACCATTACTCAATCTACCAACGTTTCACAATATcaaaatattaatgaaaacCTTCTGGATCAAGCCAAGCTGGAGCGATTGACGGAAGCCGCAAATTACAACGTCAAGCACGACTCTAATAGCCGTTTTTTGCGAAACGAAAGTGCCACGAGTCGAGAGCAGAGAAGGCTCAGTGAGAATACTATGCCAAATGACCGTTTGGAAAGTGTAACTAATGCATTAACGAAAATGGATCGTTTTGGTTTAAATAAGGATATCAAAGATTATGTCTTACGTCGACAAAACTCTGAAGGAGATACAACTGGGAAAATTGACATATCGATGCACGAAACTTCTATGAAGATGCCATACAAAACTTCTCCGCTCCCCAAAGAAAAAGATACaatgataaaagaaaagtCAGAACCAGATGTTCCTGTCAGATGTGCTCGGAAAAATCGGCCTACAAGAGAGGCCCAGTGTCGATCCATGGGCGATAGTGTATCTGAATCAAATACAAATGAAGCACGAAATCTTTTCCTCGGTACCATAAAAGAGGGGGACTCGAATAAATCGTCCAATGTCTGGACTAGAAAACAGGTTTCTAATGATCCAGCAACGAGATCTGTTACAGACTGGCCAGTAAATAAGCATGAACCGATTTATAAAGTTCAGCAACCCGGAAAACGTAATAGAGCAAACGCTGTACCAACGTTGGAATTGCACAGAAGAAATTCAGATCCTGCTACTAAAGTTTCTGGGCTTAGTGTCGATAAAAGTTTAGGAGCTGATACGAGTCCAAATGACTTGAAACTTCCTCCAGGTTTGGGAGAAATGGAATGGAAAGGTAACCAGCTTTTCCTTGCTGGCCATAGATTCAGAAAAGTAGCCCGATACTCTAAGGATGACGTTTGTATTTGTTGTAACGAAAAAATGGATGCGTTTGTGACGCAGGGATTCAAGTGCGCGGATTGCAAACAACTTTATCACGTCAAGTGTATTCAAAATGGAGGTGTAAATAGAATACCGTGCTTATCTATGAATGCACCAGatagaaggaaaagaaaattacgatcAGCATATGAATCTAATAAACAACCCGTGGTACCAAAATTCAGTTTGACGGGAACTTCGGCATTTTCAGACAGCactgataaaataatttcagatgCCAAGGAACTTGGACTTATGCAAGACTTTATtacaaagaaaatatacaaaatggAAGGCCAGGAAGAGGGTAAAAAGCCAAGCGAAGTGGATCGTGTTTTTAAACTAGCGTTAGGGAAATTCAAAGAGGACTTGGTCATTACCTACAGTGTTGTCATTCAGCAAGGAGTCGAAGGAAACATTAAGTACACAGATCTAATAGCAAATTTTTTGCACGTTATGGAAACAGTTTGTAAACAAGAAAACACTAGAGAGGACTTCCCTGTTACAATGGGTGTGAACGCGTTTCGGGGATTTATGAATGAATTCATGACTCTTGTCAAAAACGAAGCTCCTGAGAAACAAAGCAAGAGCAAACggaaaaaggataaaaaacGGAAGCAAGAAGAAGCAATACATCATGGCAATCACACTTTCCAGTTGACTATAATCAACATCCCAACAGCTTGCGAAGTTTGCACCTCGTTCTTCATGTGGCCAATCGAGAGGGGACTTGTCTGCCAAA atTGTAAATTAACATGTCATAAAAAGTGCTTTGGAAAAGCGACAGCGGAATGTGGAAAAGAAGGAATAACGTCTGAAATGAATTCACGCAAGGTTTTCGGTATTCCACTATTCAAGCTGGATTGCGGGGATGGAAAAGTACCTTTGGTGGTAGATAGATTAATTACAACAATAGAGCTGCATGGTCTTTATACAGAGGGCTTATATAGAAAGAGCGGGGTGAGCTCTAAAGTGAAAGAATTGAAGTTAAAAATGGACGAAGGTGCTTTAGAAGATGTagactttgaaaattatcaagtaCACGTTCTGGCTGCTGTGTTGAAGAGTTTCTTCAGAGATATGCCTGAACCGTTGCTGACTTTCGAATACTATGATGATTTTCTACATGCAGCCAATCTCACAGATCCACATGATAGAATTTGTACCCTTTTTGCAATATTGAAAAAGCTGCCAAAACCTAATTTTGATCTAATGGAACGATTGATCGTCCATTTGGCGAGAGTAGCTCTTCATGAAGTTGATAATAGAATGTCATCATCAGCGCTGGCCATAGTATTTGCACCTTGTATCTTGAGAACAAATCGAACACTACCTGCGCAGGATTCGCTGCAAGATGTCGGTAGGCAGACACGATGCGTCGAGACAATTGTACAAGAGAAGCTACGAGTTGTTAGAGCTACTCTAGATGATATATGTACTCTCGAGTATGCTTGCCGTACTGCTACTCATCGCCTTTCCAGTCTTCGATCTTCGAAGATTTTCAGCCCTGAGGAGCTTGGGCCTGTAACTTCTAGCACTTTGGGACGTGGCAACAGTAGCGAAAGGGGTGATGAGGAAGAGGCAATTCTCGTTGGTCACATTCAAGAAATTCAGAAGGAGAAAGCACTACTCACATCGACTTTGCCAAGTCTAACTAGAGCTTCGTCAGATGACGATCTACTCTTATCTGCTACAGATTTAGATGATGGTTCCCTTGACGAAATCATGCCACCTTCTTCCG atGGCATCCCACGGAAGAAGATTATCCAAAGACAAAGTTCAGCAGATAATGCCTTTCCCACTGTTAACGTTGACGAAGATATGGTAATGGTATGA